One Myxococcales bacterium genomic window carries:
- a CDS encoding protein meaA, with the protein MSSPDGYQLVDAAGQPTRDAPWIFRTYAGHSSPGASNALYRAGLERGQTGLSIAFDLPTQCGYSSDAPIARPEIGKVGVPINSLDDLHRLFDGIPLERMNTSMTINGTAMWLLALYVALARERGVPEASLRGTIQNDIVKEYLARGTYIFPPEHSLRLIAETYEYCVDRLPDWNPSNVCSYHLQEAGATPVQEVGFALATAVGLLDRIKARGRIDAAAFARCVGRLSFFVNSGIRFVEEMCKMRAFAELWDELARDRYGVDDPKLRLFRYGVQVNSLGLTEAQPENNAWRILIEALGVTLSRKARCRALQLPAWNEALSLPRPWDQQWALRLQQILAYETDLLEYPDLFDGNPVVGGKTQAIVDGARAELDRIVAMGGVQAAVDSGYMKQALVRSMTERMVRIGGGQQVVVGLNRWTDGLPSPLTTGEDGGMFTLDATAVDDALGALAATRAQRDPARATAALAALTAAARDGANLMEPSIACALARVTTGEWADALRAVFGEYRAVTGIDGQSLDLGGDRAAALRARADGFVAAHGRRPRLVVGKPGLDGHSNGAEVIAVAARHAGWDVIYAGIRLAPDDIAVSAIEEDADLIGVSILSGSHLELTAQLMAGLRARGGGDIPVVVGGIVPKPDVVVLLSMGVHAVFTPADYDLGQVIERMFDVVEGKA; encoded by the coding sequence ATGTCGTCGCCCGATGGATACCAGCTCGTCGACGCCGCCGGTCAGCCGACCCGCGACGCGCCGTGGATCTTCCGCACCTACGCCGGCCACTCGAGCCCGGGGGCCTCGAACGCGCTGTACCGCGCCGGCCTCGAGCGCGGCCAGACCGGCCTGTCGATCGCGTTCGATCTGCCGACCCAGTGCGGCTACTCGTCGGACGCGCCGATCGCGCGGCCCGAGATCGGCAAGGTCGGCGTGCCGATCAACTCGCTCGACGACCTCCACCGGCTGTTCGACGGCATCCCGCTCGAGCGGATGAACACGTCGATGACGATCAACGGCACCGCGATGTGGCTCCTGGCCCTGTACGTGGCGCTGGCGCGCGAGCGCGGCGTGCCCGAGGCGTCGCTGCGCGGCACGATCCAGAACGACATCGTCAAGGAGTACCTGGCGCGCGGCACGTACATCTTCCCGCCCGAGCACTCGCTGCGCCTGATCGCCGAGACCTACGAGTACTGCGTCGACCGGCTGCCCGACTGGAACCCGTCGAACGTGTGCAGCTACCACCTGCAGGAGGCCGGGGCCACGCCGGTCCAGGAGGTCGGGTTCGCGCTCGCGACCGCGGTCGGCCTGCTCGATCGGATCAAGGCCCGGGGCCGCATCGACGCCGCGGCGTTCGCGCGCTGCGTCGGCCGGCTGTCGTTCTTCGTCAACAGCGGCATCCGGTTCGTCGAGGAGATGTGCAAGATGCGGGCGTTCGCCGAGCTCTGGGACGAGCTCGCGCGCGATCGCTACGGCGTCGACGATCCCAAGCTGCGGCTGTTCCGCTACGGCGTCCAGGTCAACTCGCTGGGGCTGACCGAGGCCCAGCCCGAGAACAACGCCTGGCGCATCCTGATCGAGGCGCTGGGCGTGACCCTGTCGCGCAAGGCCCGGTGCCGGGCGCTGCAGCTGCCGGCCTGGAACGAGGCGCTGTCGCTGCCGCGGCCGTGGGACCAGCAGTGGGCGCTGCGGCTGCAGCAGATCCTCGCCTACGAGACCGACCTGCTCGAGTACCCCGACCTGTTCGACGGCAACCCGGTGGTGGGCGGCAAGACCCAGGCGATCGTCGACGGCGCCCGGGCCGAGCTCGACCGCATCGTCGCGATGGGCGGGGTCCAGGCCGCGGTCGACTCGGGCTACATGAAGCAGGCGCTGGTGCGATCGATGACCGAGCGCATGGTCCGGATCGGCGGCGGCCAGCAGGTCGTGGTCGGGCTCAACCGCTGGACCGACGGCCTGCCGTCGCCGCTGACCACCGGCGAGGACGGCGGCATGTTCACGCTCGACGCCACCGCGGTCGACGACGCGCTCGGCGCGCTGGCCGCGACCCGGGCCCAGCGCGATCCGGCGCGGGCGACGGCGGCGCTGGCGGCGCTGACCGCGGCCGCGCGCGACGGCGCCAACCTGATGGAGCCGTCGATCGCGTGCGCGCTGGCGCGGGTCACCACCGGCGAGTGGGCCGACGCCCTGCGCGCGGTCTTCGGCGAGTACCGCGCGGTCACCGGCATCGACGGCCAGTCGCTCGACCTCGGCGGCGATCGCGCGGCCGCGCTGCGGGCCCGGGCCGACGGGTTCGTCGCCGCCCACGGCCGACGCCCGCGCCTGGTGGTCGGCAAGCCCGGCCTCGACGGCCACTCCAACGGCGCCGAGGTGATCGCGGTCGCGGCCCGCCACGCCGGGTGGGACGTGATCTACGCCGGCATCCGGCTGGCGCCCGATGACATCGCCGTGAGCGCGATCGAGGAGGACGCCGATCTGATCGGCGTGTCGATCCTCAGCGGCTCGCACCTCGAGCTGACGGCGCAGCTCATGGCCGGGCTCCGGGCCCGCGGCGGCGGCGACATCCCGGTCGTCGTCGGCGGCATCGTCCCCAAGCCCGACGTCGTCGTGCTGCTGTCGATGGGCGTGCACGCGGTGTTCACGCCGGCCGACTACGATCTCGGCCAGGTGATCGAGCGCATGTTCGACGTGGTCGAAGGCAAGGCGTGA